In one window of Henckelia pumila isolate YLH828 chromosome 1, ASM3356847v2, whole genome shotgun sequence DNA:
- the LOC140882089 gene encoding probable aldo-keto reductase 3: MAAKSEITVPRIKLGNQGLEVSAQGLGCMGMSGGYGPPKPEPDMIKLIHHAIHSGITFLDTSDMYGPHTNEILLGKALKEGMRDKVELATKFGIWFANGNWEIRGDPVYVREACEASLKRLDINCIDLYYQHRIDTRVPIEVTMGELKKLVEEGKIRYIGLSEASASTIRRAHAVHPVTAVQLEWSLWTRDVEEEIIPTCRELGIGIVAYSPLGRGFFSSGAKVVDSLTEGDFRKFLPRFQPENLEHNKTLFDRVNEMATRKGCTPSQLALAWVHHQGNDVCPIPGTTKIANFNDNIVALAVKLTPEEMVELETIAAADAVMGDRYMSGFSTWQNSDTPPLSA; encoded by the exons ATGGCGGCAAAATCTGAGATTACCGTCCCAAGAATCAAGTTGGGCAATCAGGGCCTGGAAGTTTCGGCCCAAGGATTGGGTTGCATGGGGATGTCCGGCGGCTACGGGCCGCCGAAGCCCGAGCCCGACATGATTAAGCTCATACATCACGCCATTCACTCTGGCATCACCTTCCTCGACACCTCTGATATGTACGGCCCTCACACAAACGAAATACTCCTCGGCAAG GCTTTGAAGGAAGGTATGAGGGACAAAGTGGAATTGGCTACAAAATTCGGTATTTGGTTTGCCAATGGTAATTGGGAAATACGCGGCGACCCAGTGTATGTGCGTGAAGCTTGTGAGGCGAGCTTAAAACGACTtgatatcaactgcatagatcttTATTACCAACATCGAATTGATACGCGTGTGCCAATCGAGGTCACG ATGGGAGAGCTGAAGAAACTAGTGGAAGAAGGTAAAATAAGATACATCGGTTTATCAGAGGCATCTGCATCCACAATCAGAAGAGCACATGCGGTTCATCCAGTAACTGCCGTGCAGTTGGAGTGGTCTTTGTGGACGAGAGACGTTGAAGAAGAAATCATCCCCACTTGCCG GGAACTCGGGATAGGGATAGTAGCATACAGTCCTCTAGGACGAGGGTTCTTCTCTTCTGGTGCAAAGGTGGTTGATTCTTTAACTGAAGGGGACTTCAGAAAG TTCTTACCAAGGTTTCAACCAGAGAATCTTGAGCATAACAAGACTTTGTTTGATCGAGTGAATGAGATGGCAACTCGGAAGGGATGCACTCCGTCCCAGCTCGCCTTGGCTTGGGTTCATCATCAGGGAAATGACGTGTGCCCCATACCTGGTACAACAAAGATCGCGAATTTTAATGATAACATTGTAGCTTTAGCTGTGAAACTGACTCCAGAAGAGATGGTGGAGCTTGAAACCATTGCTGCAGCTGATGCGGTTATGGGTGACCGTTACATGTCTGGTTTTAGTACATGGCAGAATTCAGACACTCCTCCATTATCTGCGTGA